One stretch of Pieris brassicae chromosome 8, ilPieBrab1.1, whole genome shotgun sequence DNA includes these proteins:
- the LOC123712926 gene encoding uncharacterized protein LOC123712926 isoform X4: MKKSALLKLKAIFGSRKGKRHHEQQNSIKSSRSGSPELTDGPSSVESFRPIQRTPTPNRLGPPPSPPVPTKPVAPAAPEPSGPLMPCPICGRTFVPQSLSKHVKICEKMTVKKRKTFDSSRQRREGTDLEQYLPKNFGLPENSPFLEKSPPNTAKATPKPKPQCVRTAIMKPTADLQKCPHCGRAFGVRAFERHVEWCADKAKILPAASAQAPPHITDAKQRLNARTQYKAPPVRTRRSSQTREKSSRSASVESSRGVSPPREFGDYKHPQSRASESGSSNDYHEESSPHIPVIRNSRSSQNKSSGDANIKARQARLARDLSSTRNNEEPIPLQSKTDPINKQNDQKKPRLNVRKKRQLKKLEEIAEKHKERSEKIIADQKSIKEKIAASKIPIRNQHKTQITNCDDVLKQELNIEEEKVSVAKLKPKSNDSKKKSISSKSSRQKDNNLRKEPVKKLKESTMSLDSLEDCPPKSDREQTSQSIGINTELLCPCVPCVIHDTSSHKTKSKKRSSSTTNKTLVDKTDELLENTITVPSPSVELLFKNLTMVSSCDISTDLREQNDHDDIAHNLSENSIPNYPTETKELCKNPAYEVNVQEKHDIEYEVDSITECDNVNEPTQMENYDLSGEIFEENYERDLSEDSFECDNKKETEIKEEENESNLISRHGSGDTYTKFMDNPDDLEEFLTLTDNMMTCETKCQEDLSKDIEDLHTPKTNSIESICLKNNDNNPIKHNFSESFEELKNNFKDLLQGAQEFPSSNSEETKKVSDLEHITVYELKFYEHEESTKHVPMEPDKKIKLPSIAENNKGSQKAVTISWVINCFLPPSSVPHPSLIPFKRNLPK; the protein is encoded by the exons GCAAGCGGCATCATGAACAGCAAAACTCCATAAAGTCTTCACGATCAGGATCTCCAGAACTCACCGATGGACCCAGCAGTGTCGAATCTTTCCGGCCAATCCAACGCACGCCAACACCCAATAGACTTGGGCCTCCGCCCTCCCCACCCGTGCCCACAAAACCTGTGGCCCCCGCTGCCCCAGAGCCGTCAGGGCCTCTTATGCCATGTCCCATATGCGGAAGGACATTTGTGCCCCAGTCGCTATCAAAACACGTAAAGATCTGCGAGAAAATGACCGTCAAGAAAAGGAAAACCTTCGACTCGTCAAGGCAGAGGCGCGAAG GCACGGACCTAGAACAATACTTGCCAAAGAATTTCGGTCTTCCAGAAAACAGCCCATTCCTTGAGAAGAGCCCGCCGAACACTGCTAAAGCCACGCCCAAACCCAAGCCGCAGTGTGTTCGCACTGCAATCATGAAG CCTACTGCCGATCTACAAAAGTGTCCTCATTGCGGACGCGCCTTCGGTGTGAGGGCGTTCGAGAGACACGTCGAGTGGTGCGCGGACAAAGCGAAGATTTTACCAGCTGCTTCCGCGCAAGCGCCGCCGCACATCACCGATGCCAAACAAAGGCTCAATGCGCGTACGCAGTACAAAGCACCGCCAGTTAGAACGCGACG aTCATCTCAAACTCGCGAGAAGTCATCAAGATCGGCGTCAGTAGAATCTAGTCGAGGTGTGTCACCACCTAGAGAGTTTGGCGACTACAAACATCCACAATCTAGGGCTTCAG AGTCCGGATCTAGCAATGATTATCACGAGGAGAGCTCCCCGCATATTCCAGTTATTAGAAACTCGCGTAGCTCTCAAAATAAATCGTCTGGAGATGCGAATATTAAAGCGAGGCAAGCCCGGCTGGCCAGGGATTTAAGCAGCACTAG AAATAATGAAGAACCTATCCCTCTACAATCCAAAACTGACCCAATAAATAAGCAGAATGACCAAAAGAAACCCAGGTTAAATGTTAGGAAAAAGAGACAGTTGAAAAagctggaagaaatcgctgaAAAACATAAAGAAAGGAGTGAAAAAATAATAGCCGACCAGAaaagtattaaagaaaaaatcgcAGCATCAAAAAttccaattcgaaatcaacaTAAAACACAGATTACAAATTGTGACGATGTATTAAAACAGGAGTTAAACATTGAGGAAGAGAAAGTTTCCGTCGCGAAATTAAAACCGAAATCAAATGATTCGAAGAAGAAATCGATTTCTTCAAAGTCAAGCAGACAAAAAGATAACAATTTAAGAAAAGAACCGGTGAAAAAGTTGAAAGAGAGTACCATGAGCTTAGACAGTCTTGAAGATTGTCCACCGAAATCTGATAGGGAACAAACGAGTCAATCAATCGGTATTAATACGGAACTTCTTTGTCCATGCGTGCCTTGCGTTATCCATGACACATCAtcacataaaacaaaatctaagAAAAGAAGCTCCTCTACGACAAATAAAACGCTAGTTGATAAAACAGATGAACTTTTAGAAAATACTATAACGGTGCCCTCCCCAAGTGtcgaattattgtttaaaaatcttaCCATGGTTAGTTCTTGTGACATAAGTACAGATTTGCGAGAACAGAATGATCATGATGACATTGCACATAATCTATCGGAAAATTCCATTCCAAACTATCCAACCGAAACTAAAGAATTGTGTAAAAATCCGGCTTATGAAGTTAATGTTCAAGAAAAACATGACATAGAATATGAAGTAGATTCTATAACAGAATGTGATAACGTTAATGAGCCAACTCAGATGGAAAATTACGACCTCTCAGgtgaaatatttgaagagaACTACGAACGGGATCTTAGTGAAGACAGCTTTGaatgtgataataaaaaagaaactgaaattaaagaagaagaaaatgaaagtaatttaataagccGCCATGGCAGCGGTGACACATATACCAAATTCATGGATAATCCAGACGATTTGGAAGAGTTTCTAACATTAACTGACAACATGATGACGTGTGAAACGAAATGTCAAGAAGACCTTTCAAAAGACATAGAAGATCTCCACACACCGAAAACAAATTCCATCGAATCTATATGTTTGAagaataatgataataatccCATCAAACATAATTTCTCGGAGTCATttgaagaattaaaaaataatttcaaagatTTATTACAAGGAGCACAAGAGTTCCCGTCGAGTAATTCAGAAGAGACCAAGAAAGTCTCAGATCTCGAACACATAACAGTGTATGAATTAAAGTTTTACGAACATGAAGAAAGTACAAAACACGTTCCGATGGAACcggataaaaaaatcaaactcCCCTCGATCGCCGAGAACAATAAAGGGTCtcaaaaag CAGTAACAATATCGTGGGTGATAAACTGCTTCCTTCCTCCGTCAAGCGTTCCACATCCCTCCTTGATTCCATTCAAAAGAAACCTGCCAAAATAG